A stretch of the Janthinobacterium sp. B9-8 genome encodes the following:
- the kdsA gene encoding 3-deoxy-8-phosphooctulonate synthase yields MKLCGFEVGIDQPFFLIAGTCVIESEQMALDTAGQLKEMTDALGIPFIYKSSFDKANRSSGKSFRGLGIDEGLRILSEVKKQIGVPVITDVHTEAEAPVVASVVDVLQTPAFLARQTDFIHAVCATGKPVNIKKGQFMAPGDMVNVINKARDANGGLDNLMVCERGASFGYNTLVSDMRGLAIMRETGCPIVFDATHSVQQPGGQGDRSGGQREFVPVLARAAVAAGISGLFMETHPDPSKALSDGPNAWPLARMKELLIVLKDIDRAVKGHSFIEHSL; encoded by the coding sequence ATGAAACTATGTGGCTTTGAAGTCGGTATCGATCAACCTTTCTTTTTGATCGCCGGCACCTGCGTAATTGAAAGCGAGCAAATGGCGCTGGATACCGCAGGCCAATTAAAAGAAATGACCGATGCATTGGGCATTCCTTTTATCTATAAATCGAGTTTTGATAAAGCCAATCGCAGCTCTGGTAAATCATTCCGTGGTTTAGGAATTGATGAAGGCCTGCGCATTTTGTCTGAAGTTAAAAAACAGATTGGTGTTCCTGTTATTACCGATGTGCATACCGAAGCCGAAGCGCCTGTTGTAGCGAGCGTGGTTGATGTATTGCAAACGCCAGCCTTTTTAGCGCGTCAAACTGATTTTATTCATGCAGTTTGCGCGACTGGCAAGCCAGTAAATATCAAGAAAGGCCAATTTATGGCCCCTGGCGATATGGTTAATGTGATTAATAAGGCGCGCGATGCAAACGGCGGGCTGGATAATCTAATGGTCTGCGAGCGCGGCGCATCTTTTGGCTATAACACCTTGGTGAGCGATATGCGCGGTTTGGCAATTATGCGCGAAACCGGCTGCCCGATCGTGTTCGATGCTACACACTCGGTGCAGCAGCCAGGTGGGCAAGGGGACCGCTCTGGCGGTCAGCGTGAATTTGTACCTGTATTGGCGCGGGCTGCGGTGGCGGCAGGGATTTCAGGCTTGTTTATGGAAACCCATCCAGATCCGTCCAAAGCGCTTTCTGACGGCCCGAATGCGTGGCCTTTAGCAAGGATGAAAGAGCTGTTGATTGTATTGAAAGATATTGACCGCGCAGTAAAAGGGCATTCTTTCATCGAGCATAGTTTGTAA
- a CDS encoding CTP synthase, producing the protein MTKFIFVTGGVVSSLGKGIAAASLAAILESRGLKVTMMKLDPYINVDPGTMSPFQHGEVFVTEDGAETDLDLGHYERFIRSKMRKSNNFTTGQIYESVITKERRGDYLGGTVQVIPHITDEIKMKVKEGAGDVDVAIVEIGGTVGDIESLPFLEAIRQMRSNLGRKNTLYVHLSYVPYLATAGEIKTKPTQHSVRELRQIGIQPDILLCRMDRELPDEERRKLALFCNVEENAVIACYDAGSIYQVPGMLHAQGIDDIACELLQIDAPKADLSAWDKIVYGLNNPTRTVNIAMVGKYVDLTESYKSLSEALIHAGVHTSSKVQIHYMDSEELEKNGTDSLKNMDAILVPGGFGKRGVEGKILAVKYARENNVPYLGICLGMQIALIEYARDVAGMKGANSTEFDLDTEFPVVALINEWVNHDGKIETRDANSNLGGTMRLGAQECRLGEDSLAARVYGASTITERHRHRYEVNNYYLPRLEAAGLTISGKSTGAEQLVETVELSGHRWFFACQFHPEFTSTPRDGHPLFTSYVEAALSYAKEQGREGLSC; encoded by the coding sequence ATGACCAAGTTTATTTTCGTAACCGGTGGTGTCGTTTCCTCACTGGGCAAGGGCATCGCCGCTGCATCGCTGGCTGCTATTCTTGAATCGCGTGGCCTTAAAGTCACGATGATGAAGCTCGATCCGTATATCAACGTTGATCCGGGCACAATGAGTCCATTTCAGCACGGCGAAGTTTTCGTAACCGAAGACGGCGCAGAAACCGATTTGGATCTCGGCCATTACGAGCGCTTTATTCGCTCGAAGATGCGTAAATCTAATAACTTCACGACCGGACAAATCTATGAATCCGTGATTACTAAGGAGCGCCGTGGCGATTACCTAGGTGGCACGGTGCAAGTGATTCCGCATATCACCGACGAAATCAAAATGAAGGTGAAAGAAGGCGCGGGTGATGTTGATGTGGCGATTGTAGAAATCGGCGGTACAGTTGGCGATATCGAATCGCTGCCGTTTCTTGAAGCTATTCGTCAAATGCGCTCCAACCTCGGTCGTAAAAACACGCTCTACGTTCACCTCTCGTATGTGCCTTACCTGGCGACTGCTGGCGAAATTAAAACCAAGCCAACTCAGCACAGCGTAAGAGAGCTGCGTCAGATCGGTATTCAGCCAGATATCTTGCTGTGCCGTATGGACAGAGAATTGCCAGATGAAGAACGTCGCAAGCTGGCACTGTTCTGTAATGTAGAAGAAAACGCAGTGATTGCCTGCTACGACGCAGGCAGCATTTATCAGGTACCGGGCATGTTACACGCCCAGGGTATTGATGATATTGCGTGCGAATTACTACAAATTGACGCGCCAAAAGCTGATTTGTCGGCTTGGGATAAGATTGTTTATGGCTTAAACAATCCAACACGCACCGTGAATATTGCGATGGTAGGTAAGTATGTTGACCTGACCGAATCGTATAAATCTCTATCTGAAGCGCTAATTCATGCCGGTGTACATACCTCAAGCAAAGTGCAGATCCATTATATGGATTCTGAAGAGCTTGAAAAAAATGGCACGGATAGCCTGAAAAACATGGACGCCATTCTGGTGCCGGGCGGCTTTGGTAAACGCGGTGTAGAAGGCAAGATTCTTGCCGTGAAATATGCGCGTGAAAACAATGTGCCTTACCTCGGTATTTGCCTCGGCATGCAAATTGCGCTGATCGAATACGCACGTGATGTAGCTGGCATGAAAGGCGCCAATTCAACAGAATTCGATTTAGATACCGAATTCCCTGTTGTGGCACTGATTAATGAGTGGGTTAATCACGACGGCAAGATTGAAACACGCGATGCAAACTCCAATCTGGGCGGCACGATGCGTCTGGGTGCACAAGAGTGTCGCTTGGGCGAGGATTCATTGGCTGCGCGCGTGTATGGCGCATCAACGATTACCGAGCGTCATCGTCACCGTTATGAAGTAAACAACTACTATCTGCCACGCTTAGAAGCGGCTGGCTTGACCATTAGTGGCAAATCGACAGGTGCCGAGCAATTAGTTGAAACCGTAGAATTAAGCGGCCATCGCTGGTTCTTTGCTTGTCAGTTCCACCCTGAATTCACGTCCACACCGCGTGATGGTCATCCGCTGTTTACTTCCTATGTCGAGGCGGCACTGTCGTACGCCAAAGAGCAGGGTCGTGAAGGTCTGAGCTGCTAA